The Toxorhynchites rutilus septentrionalis strain SRP chromosome 3, ASM2978413v1, whole genome shotgun sequence genome includes a region encoding these proteins:
- the LOC129773594 gene encoding uncharacterized protein K02A2.6-like — MAVYDGLIFKSNQVLIPQSLRKIMLAKVHSGHSGIQSCIRRAKQVLFWIGISKDIQEMVEACTICQRHQRSNTKHTILLKDIPVLPFERVASDHFHFKGKEFLLLVDSYSGFFDLKQLSEITSKQVIKQLKEWFSVHGIPQVLETDNGPQYACEEFRRFCREWDFDHQTSSPHFPRANGLAERFVQVAKAMLKKCSDDGSDIHLALLHMRNTPRSNSMPSPNERLMGRLVRSNMPMTLEALRPKVSINVQQLLEHERETQKSYADRGAKEPSQFTEQERILIQDQNSRGWIPGTIARQLDENRSYLVTDGNRTVRRNAHHLRKLCDGNQPTEITSPAIENLDDNRCEATLAMENCFNGDQLNTSTAKTHHAGEASTETVTRTGRAVKAKKFSDFEYY; from the coding sequence ATGGCGGTCTACGATGGGTTGATTTTCAAGTCAAATCAAGTACTTATCCCACAATCGCTAAGGAAGATCATGCTAGCCAAAGTTCACAGTGGACATTCAGGGATTCAGAGCTGTATTCGCAGAGCAAAGCAGGTATTGTTCTGGATAGGAATATCTAAAGATATCCAGGAAATGGTGGAGGCCTGTACCATTTGTCAGCGACATCAACGAAGTAACACGAAACATACAATTCTTCTAAAGGACATCCCTGTGCTACCGTTTGAAAGAGTTGCATcagatcattttcatttcaaaggAAAGGAGTTTCTTTTATTGGTTGACAGCTATTCAGGGTTCTTTGACCTGAAGCAGCTATCTGAAATAACGTCTAAGCAGGTCATTAAACAGCTGAAAGAATGGTTTTCTGTACACGGTATTCCTCAAGTTTTGGAGACTGATAATGGTCCTCAGTACGCTTGTGAGGAGTTTCGTCGGTTCTGTCGCGAATGGGATTTCGATCACCAGACATCGAGTCCGCACTTTCCTCGTGCAAATGGATTGGCAGAAAGATTCGTGCAAGTAGCCAAAGCGATGCTAAAAAAATGTAGTGATGATGGATCCGACATACATCTAGCCTTACTCCATATGCGTAATACACCTCGAAGTAACTCCATGCCATCTCCCAATGAAAGACTAATGGGTCGGTTAGTGCGATCAAACATGCCGATGACGTTGGAAGCATTGAGACCTAAGGTGTCTATAAACGTTCAACAACTCTTGGAGCATGAACGGGAGACTCAGAAGAGCTATGCGGACAGAGGAGCCAAAGAACCATCTCAGTTTACCGAACAGGAGAGAATACTAATACAGGATCAAAATTCTCGAGGATGGATACCAGGAACGATAGCGAGACAGTTAGACGAAAACCGCTCTTATTTGGTGACTGATGGTAACAGAACTGTTCGGAGAAATGCTCATCATTTGCGTAAGCTATGCGACGGAAATCAACCAACAGAGATTACCTCACCAGCAATTGAGAATCTAGATGACAATCGTTGCGAGGCGACATTGGCGATGGAGAACTGCTTCAACGGAGATCAGCTGAATACATCTACAGCAAAGACTCACCATGCCGGTGAGGCATCGACAGAGACAGTGACTCGTACTGGACGTGCTGTAAAAGCGAAGAAGTTCAGTGattttgaatattattaa
- the LOC129773593 gene encoding protein C10-like gives MVTHMASGWRNTFSSVLVPSAETGNSDFTAETGKTMLIDVLKTANLPDNAKKLSEAKANSGKEMIKMMQYVFSLVMQLQITVIKEYGFPANREGLVQFEQIIQEFEREDVDIARLRSQVRSIYLPPININSTNDVLI, from the exons ATGGTAACCCATATG GCGTCAGGGTGGAGGAACACATTTTCAAGTGTACTTGTTCCCTCCGCCGAAACAGGCAACTCCGACTTTACCGCCGAAACTGGCAAAACGATGCTAATCGATGTACTCAAAACAGCCAACCTACCGGACAATGCGAAAAAACTCTCAGAGGCCAAAGCGAACTCAGGCAAGGAAATGATCAAGATGATGCAGTATGTGTTTTCACTAGTGATGCAGCTTCAGATTACCGTGATCAAGGAATACGGTTTCCCGGCCAATCGGGAAGGACTAGTGCAGTTCGAGCAGATAATCCAGGAGTTTGAGCGCGAGGATGTGGACATCGCTCGGCTTCGGTCACAGGTCAGGTCAATCTATCTCCCACCGATCAACATTAATAGTACAAACGACGTGCTGATTTAA